From a single Alloactinosynnema sp. L-07 genomic region:
- a CDS encoding response regulator transcription factor, giving the protein MFEHPHSRYLELIRQSVGGPPFQKAFAEARALPSDLAMHFALVEDTDEPSVESGRLDLLTKREFEIARLVAEGTDQPGDRRQAHDPQAHRRGHVAHTLTKLEYTTRARSLSGSRAPAGRQRLTRHATARPRGVRRRATGLRGYCIQERAPTPPSAPVQNRSR; this is encoded by the coding sequence GTGTTCGAACATCCGCACAGCAGGTACCTGGAGCTGATCAGGCAGTCCGTCGGCGGACCCCCGTTCCAGAAGGCGTTCGCTGAGGCCCGCGCGCTGCCCAGCGACCTCGCGATGCACTTCGCGCTGGTGGAGGACACCGACGAGCCCTCGGTCGAGTCGGGCAGACTGGACCTGCTGACCAAGCGCGAGTTTGAGATCGCCCGGCTGGTCGCGGAGGGAACTGACCAACCGGGCGACCGCCGCCAGGCTCACGATCCCCAGGCGCACCGCCGAGGCCACGTCGCGCACACCCTCACCAAGCTCGAGTACACCACCCGCGCTAGATCGCTGTCTGGGTCGCGGGCTCCCGCCGGTCGGCAGCGGCTGACGCGCCACGCGACGGCCCGCCCGCGGGGGGTCCGCAGGCGGGCCACCGGTCTTCGCGGCTACTGCATCCAGGAGCGGGCGCCGACACCTCCATCGGCGCCGGTCCAGAACAGGTCGAGGTGA
- a CDS encoding helix-turn-helix domain-containing protein gives MAAYDFAVVFRAVREHYSISQEQLGTLLGLTQSRISAIERGSHKIRDVSVVARIAEALQIPGEMLGFESLHAVAQFAALDHSNHIDRRTFFETIMNIMLGVTMGEPYDPLDRVAYLTSGYSPTRIGHGDVDAIEQITAGINAWGFKHGGGVTRQVAIGQLHAVRSLERIDCEKQVHTRLVMAIAHLASTTAWIHYDVGDNRSARNLWIGSMQTAKRSGHHLRSDFVARQLIALNHQSIHLGQSDEAVQLMRIAAGMESSDAFLTPIMRSYVHTNFSWAHATSGDENRSLEELAKGYEIFEDVEQGPRNPWSASIHRAEMEGQRGQILFRLSRRNPDHARAALASLLVATDGYGLAQARSLAMNLPCIAEVHLQLGDMESALAVGHKAIKTILGISCERPYRRLADLRRALSAHESDSSISDFGRFLDGHLKAATPRRFNSC, from the coding sequence TTGGCGGCCTACGACTTCGCGGTCGTATTCCGTGCGGTGCGCGAACACTATTCCATCTCCCAGGAACAACTGGGAACCTTGTTGGGGTTGACGCAGTCGAGGATCTCAGCGATCGAACGTGGAAGCCACAAAATTCGAGACGTTTCCGTGGTGGCTCGAATTGCGGAGGCCCTACAAATTCCCGGCGAGATGCTAGGCTTCGAAAGCCTACACGCGGTAGCACAGTTCGCAGCCTTGGATCATTCGAATCATATCGACAGAAGAACGTTCTTTGAAACGATTATGAATATCATGCTGGGCGTTACCATGGGTGAACCATATGATCCGCTGGACCGAGTTGCGTATCTGACATCGGGTTACAGCCCTACTAGGATAGGTCACGGCGATGTCGATGCAATCGAGCAGATTACAGCTGGCATAAATGCCTGGGGCTTCAAACATGGCGGGGGTGTGACCCGCCAAGTCGCGATCGGCCAACTGCACGCGGTTCGATCGCTTGAACGCATTGACTGTGAAAAACAGGTGCATACACGTCTGGTCATGGCAATTGCCCACCTGGCGTCAACAACGGCGTGGATTCACTACGACGTAGGTGACAACAGGAGCGCTCGCAATCTATGGATCGGATCAATGCAGACCGCGAAACGCTCAGGTCACCACTTGCGAAGTGATTTCGTTGCCAGGCAACTGATCGCACTTAATCATCAATCGATACACTTGGGACAGTCGGACGAAGCCGTTCAACTAATGAGGATCGCCGCGGGCATGGAGTCGTCGGACGCTTTTCTGACACCAATCATGCGCAGCTATGTTCACACGAATTTTTCCTGGGCCCATGCAACGAGCGGAGACGAGAATCGTTCCCTCGAGGAACTCGCGAAGGGGTATGAGATATTCGAAGATGTAGAACAAGGACCACGTAATCCGTGGTCGGCTAGCATTCATCGAGCGGAGATGGAAGGCCAACGTGGACAAATTCTTTTCCGCCTCTCAAGGCGAAATCCCGACCATGCTCGAGCCGCTTTGGCTAGCCTACTTGTTGCAACGGATGGATACGGTTTGGCGCAGGCCAGGTCGCTGGCCATGAATCTTCCGTGTATTGCTGAAGTTCATCTTCAGTTGGGAGACATGGAGTCCGCTTTGGCGGTCGGACATAAGGCCATCAAAACGATACTGGGCATTTCATGTGAAAGACCCTATCGGCGCCTGGCAGACCTCCGCCGCGCTCTTTCGGCGCACGAATCGGACTCGTCCATCTCAGACTTTGGAAGATTTCTTGACGGGCACCTCAAAGCAGCCACTCCACGTCGATTCAACTCTTGTTGA
- a CDS encoding DUF2332 family protein, giving the protein MRLLEVGSSAGLNLLLDKYFVDAGTRSWDPHDSPLRLTEQFGVRRSAGRTARHPFPLGLGMPCLRSTSAVPRDPDGAAVTYARSSHDGGVLTPARVPLRTPARAKHPNKTAWP; this is encoded by the coding sequence CTGCGGCTGCTCGAAGTGGGTTCGAGCGCGGGACTGAATCTGCTGCTCGACAAGTACTTCGTCGATGCCGGAACGCGGTCGTGGGATCCGCACGACTCGCCACTGCGGCTGACCGAGCAGTTCGGAGTCCGGCGATCCGCTGGCCGCACCGCACGGCACCCATTTCCGCTGGGACTCGGCATGCCCTGCTTGAGGTCGACAAGCGCCGTGCCGCGCGATCCGGACGGTGCCGCGGTGACCTACGCGCGGTCCTCACACGACGGCGGGGTGCTTACACCTGCGCGGGTGCCGCTTCGGACACCTGCCCGCGCGAAGCATCCGAACAAGACTGCATGGCCCTAA
- a CDS encoding PIN domain-containing protein: protein MILLDTNQLRRVLPGNPTLTLLSAAARRCGHTLAITDIVLREVVRQHRAQLEQARKALEDARRELDKLVRPVSRIVPTAWDGIAGRKSVGLEMEFFEGDLRAAFEVLSTDPRDAMDAFEREADHRPPCKANGQGGRDATIYLTALRAARQSDNLAPAPNQQTRELGAATSGRQLPVIFVSEDKGFSDPQDRAHFAPDLRNEIGDAQLILRRDVVSALAEIGYPTEWVDATGIIDRDDFVGMLRDAVTRETLGMLSPAPRDAFPSFVRVGRPRLKGAVRKARQCRGQGLILTTLTGTWSSNFFTRNAPAGLDPSTMRSDFRLRIAADVTALVVQDACGAVVEADFSPVVVTITD, encoded by the coding sequence GTGATCCTTCTCGACACCAATCAGCTTCGCCGAGTTCTGCCGGGCAATCCGACCCTGACGCTGCTCAGTGCGGCCGCTAGGCGCTGCGGTCACACGTTGGCCATCACGGACATCGTCCTGCGCGAGGTGGTTCGCCAGCACCGTGCGCAGCTCGAGCAAGCTCGCAAGGCCCTGGAGGATGCCCGCCGTGAGCTCGACAAGCTAGTCAGGCCAGTTTCCCGGATAGTCCCCACGGCGTGGGACGGGATTGCTGGCCGCAAGTCCGTTGGCCTGGAGATGGAGTTCTTCGAAGGTGATCTCCGCGCCGCCTTCGAGGTTCTATCAACCGATCCGCGCGATGCCATGGATGCCTTCGAACGTGAAGCAGATCATCGGCCCCCATGCAAGGCGAACGGTCAGGGTGGCCGGGACGCGACCATCTACCTCACGGCTCTCCGGGCGGCACGCCAAAGCGACAACCTCGCGCCAGCACCGAACCAGCAGACTCGAGAGCTCGGAGCCGCCACGTCGGGTCGTCAACTGCCGGTGATATTCGTGTCCGAGGACAAGGGTTTTTCCGATCCTCAGGACCGCGCGCACTTTGCCCCAGATTTGCGCAACGAGATCGGCGACGCACAGCTAATTCTCCGGCGCGATGTCGTGTCCGCTCTCGCCGAGATCGGCTACCCGACCGAGTGGGTCGACGCGACAGGCATCATCGATCGAGACGACTTCGTTGGCATGCTTAGAGATGCCGTCACACGAGAGACCTTGGGCATGCTCTCACCTGCCCCACGTGATGCGTTCCCCTCGTTTGTCCGTGTTGGAAGGCCCCGGCTGAAGGGCGCTGTTAGGAAGGCACGACAGTGCAGAGGACAGGGGTTGATCTTGACTACGCTAACTGGGACATGGTCATCGAACTTCTTTACGCGAAACGCGCCTGCTGGGCTCGATCCCTCAACGATGAGGTCGGACTTCCGACTCCGCATAGCCGCAGATGTCACCGCACTAGTCGTGCAAGACGCTTGCGGCGCAGTCGTCGAAGCGGACTTCTCACCGGTGGTGGTAACCATCACTGACTGA
- a CDS encoding ATP-binding protein, producing MHIREVLIRWYKSFNYDYERKANPRSERKPWQETTDGWLPHVRISLEDDITAVVGANESGKSHLLDAVHIVLTGRNHSQNDFCRYSTLFSVEKDQRLFPEVGAVFALTESDVEALASLKIPLQANGELLMLRPSPGSVEVLDASEVRVVLEDDQIKGLDGLLPHAHLLKTQVDLPDSVSISWLAQTESVLASRKRRCELFQFLAGLNTLELVTTQAAGLFGLLTAARDFETEQQKLGRLLLTKVARIDASAFRDLQKAIADEEEGLVNALVQEMNRSIGRHLNISKWWSQDEDFQLRVSPREHELVFTIRDRTGTDYSFSERSRGLTYFLSYYVQLRSHDRPEGVPEVLLMDEPDAYLSALGQQDLLRVIEDHARPEDTNRTDQVVYVTHSPFLINRNAGHRVRVVDKGTRQEGTRQVKDATQNHYEPLRTSLGAFIAETAFIGGDNLFIEGISDQVLIAGMNARLRRKGTAPSECLDLNQVTLVPGGSNVPYMLYLARGRSQYKPACAVLLDSDKAGRTAQAQIKKGGTRGKPTVTDELVVMLGDWAVTAGAVAVDGVTIEEPEDLVPTNLAGVAARRYAMHFLGYSEKETAKLQDAHISAAINVDNTSMWDAIASAFKAAFDTEIGKAGFAKELLAYAKEHQDDEIQPDGVEVLERNFASLIKKLAETLELARTKENDSRRDQRVQRIIDEFADDHPNGTLRDRASTMLKRIDAAADDTEDGDMIRAGTSRIRRDFKLDTDPLDKVPEYDKFLDRLNSLPLYVRLRDQGAITQAEVELGREEDTATGPEATKPM from the coding sequence ATGCACATCCGCGAGGTCCTTATTCGCTGGTACAAGTCGTTCAACTACGACTATGAACGCAAGGCGAACCCCAGGTCAGAGCGAAAGCCATGGCAAGAGACGACCGATGGATGGCTTCCGCACGTCCGCATCAGCCTCGAAGACGACATCACCGCGGTCGTAGGGGCGAATGAATCTGGCAAATCCCATCTTCTTGACGCCGTCCACATTGTCCTTACAGGCCGAAACCACAGCCAGAACGATTTCTGCCGGTACTCGACCCTGTTCTCGGTGGAGAAGGATCAGCGGCTGTTCCCAGAGGTTGGCGCGGTCTTCGCGCTCACTGAAAGTGACGTCGAGGCGCTTGCTTCTCTGAAGATACCACTGCAGGCGAATGGCGAACTGCTCATGCTTCGCCCCAGCCCAGGCAGCGTCGAGGTCCTCGATGCCTCTGAGGTCCGAGTCGTGCTGGAGGACGATCAGATTAAGGGGCTCGACGGGCTCTTGCCGCACGCCCATCTGCTTAAGACCCAGGTTGACCTGCCAGATTCAGTATCGATCTCCTGGCTCGCGCAGACCGAGTCAGTCCTCGCGAGCAGGAAGCGACGATGCGAACTCTTCCAGTTCCTAGCCGGGCTGAACACACTCGAACTCGTCACGACACAGGCGGCAGGGTTATTCGGGTTGCTCACAGCTGCCCGGGACTTTGAGACGGAACAACAGAAGCTCGGGCGACTGCTTCTTACGAAGGTCGCGCGCATCGACGCCAGTGCGTTCCGCGATCTTCAGAAGGCGATCGCCGACGAGGAAGAGGGCCTGGTCAACGCACTCGTGCAGGAGATGAACCGGTCGATTGGACGGCACCTCAACATCTCGAAGTGGTGGAGTCAGGACGAGGACTTCCAGCTCCGCGTCTCGCCTCGCGAACACGAACTCGTCTTCACAATTCGCGACCGCACTGGCACCGACTACTCCTTCAGCGAGCGAAGCCGCGGGTTAACGTACTTCCTGAGCTACTACGTCCAACTGCGCTCGCACGATCGCCCAGAGGGCGTTCCAGAGGTTCTTCTCATGGACGAGCCTGATGCGTACCTGTCCGCTCTCGGGCAACAAGATCTCCTTCGTGTCATCGAAGACCACGCTCGACCTGAGGACACCAACCGGACAGACCAGGTGGTTTACGTCACTCACTCGCCTTTCCTCATCAACCGAAATGCTGGCCATCGAGTGCGCGTCGTCGATAAGGGCACGCGGCAAGAGGGAACTCGGCAGGTCAAGGACGCGACCCAGAACCACTATGAGCCACTCCGGACATCGCTCGGCGCCTTCATCGCAGAGACCGCCTTCATCGGGGGTGACAACCTGTTCATCGAAGGCATCTCAGATCAAGTCCTCATTGCGGGGATGAACGCACGTCTTCGCCGCAAGGGAACGGCACCAAGCGAGTGCCTCGACCTCAACCAAGTCACCCTCGTCCCAGGGGGCTCCAACGTTCCGTACATGCTCTATCTGGCCCGCGGACGCTCACAGTACAAGCCAGCCTGCGCGGTCCTACTGGACAGCGACAAGGCTGGTAGGACCGCGCAAGCCCAGATCAAGAAGGGCGGCACCCGTGGAAAGCCCACAGTCACAGACGAACTCGTCGTCATGCTCGGTGACTGGGCTGTCACCGCAGGCGCAGTGGCTGTAGACGGTGTCACCATTGAAGAGCCTGAGGATCTCGTTCCGACGAACCTCGCAGGTGTCGCGGCTCGGCGATACGCCATGCACTTCCTGGGCTACAGCGAAAAGGAGACCGCAAAACTCCAGGACGCCCACATTTCTGCAGCCATCAACGTCGACAACACTTCCATGTGGGACGCTATCGCCAGCGCGTTCAAAGCGGCATTCGATACAGAAATCGGTAAAGCGGGCTTCGCAAAGGAACTTCTCGCGTATGCGAAGGAGCATCAGGACGACGAGATACAGCCGGACGGAGTCGAGGTCCTCGAGCGGAACTTCGCGTCACTGATCAAGAAGCTGGCCGAAACCCTCGAGTTGGCGCGCACGAAGGAGAATGACAGCCGGCGCGACCAGCGCGTCCAACGCATTATCGATGAGTTCGCGGACGATCATCCAAACGGAACTCTTCGCGACCGCGCTTCGACCATGCTCAAGCGCATCGACGCTGCCGCCGACGACACAGAAGACGGAGACATGATTCGGGCAGGAACGTCGCGCATACGGCGGGACTTCAAACTCGACACCGATCCGCTGGACAAGGTGCCGGAGTACGACAAGTTCCTGGATCGACTGAACAGTCTTCCGCTCTACGTCCGGCTTCGAGATCAGGGGGCGATCACCCAGGCAGAGGTCGAGCTGGGGCGGGAGGAAGACACGGCCACCGGTCCAGAGGCAACCAAGCCCATGTAG
- a CDS encoding CHAT domain-containing protein: MTRTVLVEYAFLGRELVVFGVRADWERPRVAVVPVDRAELASFVESHFGSGDQVRDMVDLGMEDVWLGHAALVAPIAAWAEPGDVVYLVPHNLLHYLPLHALPVDGTPLIERNPVVYSPSTSILSKIPSRVGGRERAAVFGDSRGDLAHANAEAKGLGALLETDPVLGPNVTRAAVLQGFATADIVHIAGHGMFDVADAMGSGVLLADGDLLTAADVFGLPPVRASLVTLSGCETGVSRNRLGDELIGLTRAFLYARTSAMLVSLWTVADSSTAYLMGRFYQHLRDGAASTAHALQRAALDTRSSPGWSSLYHWAPFVLIGDWR; this comes from the coding sequence GTGACGCGCACGGTCCTCGTCGAATACGCGTTCCTCGGCCGGGAGTTGGTCGTCTTCGGGGTGCGAGCGGACTGGGAGCGGCCGCGCGTGGCCGTCGTGCCGGTGGATCGCGCGGAGCTGGCGTCGTTCGTGGAGTCGCACTTCGGTTCGGGCGACCAGGTGCGGGACATGGTCGACCTTGGCATGGAGGATGTCTGGCTAGGCCATGCCGCGCTGGTCGCGCCGATCGCGGCTTGGGCCGAGCCGGGTGACGTCGTCTACCTGGTCCCCCACAACCTGCTGCACTACCTGCCGCTGCACGCGCTGCCGGTAGACGGCACGCCGCTCATCGAACGCAACCCGGTCGTCTACAGCCCGAGTACGTCCATCCTCAGCAAGATTCCGTCACGGGTCGGCGGCCGGGAGCGAGCGGCGGTCTTCGGCGACTCACGGGGCGACTTGGCGCACGCCAACGCCGAAGCCAAGGGCCTCGGGGCGTTGCTGGAGACCGATCCTGTGCTGGGGCCCAACGTCACAAGGGCGGCGGTCCTGCAGGGCTTTGCCACCGCGGACATCGTCCACATCGCCGGGCACGGGATGTTCGATGTGGCCGACGCAATGGGTTCGGGTGTTCTCTTGGCCGATGGGGATCTGCTGACCGCTGCCGACGTGTTCGGGCTGCCGCCCGTGCGGGCCTCGCTGGTGACGTTGAGCGGCTGCGAGACCGGGGTCAGCCGCAACCGTCTGGGTGACGAGCTGATCGGGCTGACCCGCGCTTTCCTCTACGCCCGGACCTCGGCGATGCTGGTCAGCCTGTGGACCGTCGCGGACTCCTCGACGGCATACCTGATGGGGCGGTTCTATCAGCACCTGCGCGATGGCGCGGCCTCCACGGCGCACGCGCTCCAGCGGGCCGCGCTCGACACTCGGTCATCGCCCGGGTGGTCCTCTCTCTACCACTGGGCACCGTTTGTGCTGATCGGCGATTGGCGTTAG
- a CDS encoding DUF6185 family protein: MDIDAWLESDALDFPRLTVQTRIRVPRDVAATSGLTFTPEHPEFHRTAACLLGEFRGPLEIRDEDPNVVADSEWVTIAERSHTDIVDAGSDRPWVLPAGGAVLYGASDSPWILQVVVPPGIHDAVWTVSVHGPDKWLSMPRPWDSAVATTSGVKWTGVRALNDKVAASVRVVPDTRTEVVGTLVSRGPRPYVWGLMWLSVLAFVTVAVVLVRRSRGSEPQESRPVRKSATRSRRRWTWRWPWSTPKAKPQSVARVARRALWPLPVLVLVVGSLAVLSAVLPDPFDGWRPLVQWVNIALVLSTAGAAVVWWVPFRAVAPLAATAGAIFAYLMPKPHLSGTQLALLVAACLITTFLLVLAVGNALRRLFAPDTRPTPPIWLVLTAGVGAAALVLERVAIAWFNEGRREWLGYTPPIPLRALYEDFLWDLYDSAMWSVLLVAAAAVYRCYVRYWIAPPPVDAVRIALLLFMVGPVWWDLEVAGTEVPAWPISVAVALVVVWLRREVAPGSDATDPARIVRMAIVPGLLAGVVLFAVRLATEPVIAINQQESVVIDLVDLLGWELAKWFLAAAAVGLAWRYLPGKRGITKVFTPVVVYAAAPASAIGVQLLLGLGVDWRTTADVLLFTTVMLTLGLRLDLTNRPPVEERGRRFTLSNIASVATAAVTPALAVLAIWNALHGGDVSFPSIEPGQVARNADR; encoded by the coding sequence GTGGACATCGACGCGTGGTTGGAGTCGGACGCGTTGGACTTCCCGCGGTTGACTGTGCAGACCCGTATCAGAGTGCCACGCGATGTCGCGGCGACGAGCGGCTTGACGTTCACCCCTGAGCACCCCGAGTTCCATCGCACGGCCGCATGCCTGTTGGGCGAGTTCCGAGGCCCGCTCGAGATCCGAGACGAAGACCCGAACGTCGTCGCCGACAGCGAGTGGGTAACGATCGCCGAGCGTTCGCACACCGACATCGTTGACGCGGGATCTGACAGGCCGTGGGTGCTGCCGGCCGGTGGTGCCGTTCTGTACGGCGCTTCGGACAGCCCGTGGATACTTCAGGTGGTTGTTCCGCCGGGCATCCACGACGCGGTGTGGACCGTGTCGGTGCACGGGCCGGACAAGTGGTTGTCGATGCCGCGGCCGTGGGATAGCGCGGTAGCCACAACGTCCGGGGTCAAGTGGACAGGGGTGCGGGCGCTCAACGACAAGGTCGCCGCGTCCGTGCGGGTGGTCCCCGACACGCGCACCGAGGTCGTGGGAACACTTGTTTCGCGGGGACCACGCCCTTACGTGTGGGGTCTGATGTGGTTGTCAGTGCTGGCGTTCGTCACGGTCGCGGTCGTTCTGGTGCGCCGGAGCCGAGGCAGCGAGCCACAGGAATCGCGGCCCGTGCGCAAGTCCGCCACCAGGTCGCGGCGTCGATGGACGTGGCGGTGGCCTTGGTCGACTCCCAAAGCGAAGCCCCAATCCGTCGCCCGCGTCGCGCGTCGGGCGCTGTGGCCGCTTCCGGTCCTTGTCCTGGTCGTCGGCTCACTTGCCGTGTTGAGCGCCGTGCTGCCGGACCCGTTCGACGGCTGGCGACCGCTCGTCCAATGGGTGAACATTGCGTTGGTGTTGTCGACCGCCGGGGCCGCGGTGGTGTGGTGGGTCCCGTTCCGCGCAGTGGCACCATTGGCCGCGACAGCCGGAGCGATCTTCGCGTACCTGATGCCGAAGCCTCACCTCTCCGGGACTCAACTAGCCTTGCTGGTCGCCGCCTGCTTGATCACGACCTTCCTGTTGGTGCTCGCCGTCGGCAACGCGCTCAGACGATTGTTTGCGCCCGACACCCGTCCCACACCACCAATATGGTTGGTCCTGACAGCAGGGGTAGGAGCCGCCGCGCTCGTGCTGGAGCGAGTCGCGATCGCCTGGTTCAACGAGGGCAGGCGCGAGTGGCTCGGCTACACCCCACCGATCCCTCTCCGCGCCCTATACGAGGACTTCTTGTGGGACCTGTACGACAGCGCCATGTGGTCCGTGCTTCTCGTCGCGGCCGCAGCCGTCTACCGCTGCTACGTCCGGTATTGGATCGCACCGCCGCCGGTGGACGCGGTCAGGATCGCGCTGTTGTTGTTCATGGTCGGCCCCGTGTGGTGGGACCTAGAGGTCGCCGGAACCGAGGTTCCTGCGTGGCCGATCAGCGTCGCGGTCGCGTTGGTGGTGGTGTGGCTCCGTCGTGAAGTCGCGCCGGGGTCGGATGCCACGGACCCGGCCCGGATCGTGCGCATGGCGATTGTCCCGGGTCTGTTGGCCGGAGTCGTGCTTTTTGCGGTTCGGTTGGCCACCGAACCGGTGATCGCAATCAACCAGCAGGAGTCCGTGGTCATCGACCTGGTCGATCTTCTGGGGTGGGAGTTGGCGAAGTGGTTCCTCGCCGCAGCAGCGGTCGGGCTGGCGTGGCGGTATCTCCCCGGGAAGCGCGGCATCACCAAGGTGTTCACTCCGGTGGTTGTGTACGCGGCGGCACCGGCGTCCGCGATCGGGGTCCAGCTGCTACTCGGCCTCGGGGTGGACTGGAGGACCACCGCAGACGTCCTGCTGTTTACAACCGTCATGCTGACGCTGGGTTTACGACTGGACCTGACCAACCGCCCGCCGGTCGAGGAACGCGGGCGGCGGTTCACCCTCAGTAACATCGCGTCCGTCGCCACTGCGGCGGTCACTCCTGCACTGGCCGTGCTCGCCATCTGGAACGCTCTCCACGGTGGTGACGTGTCGTTCCCGTCCATCGAGCCAGGCCAGGTCGCACGGAACGCGGACCGCTAG
- a CDS encoding Hsp70 family protein, translating into MRSEFVPLVNASFDFGTHASGYGWCEHNVDDEPTLRKIRTFDQWPKQPVPSVKTLTALLLDRDGEVIAWGHSAHQMWVEHRADRRDKGWRYFHGFKMSLARDDAEPGRYRSMALDDREDDPEELITKFLGCLFRHVLADLQASGYEETDTRWCITVPAIWNEHQKAIMRRCAQRAGFPHEDGRLILAYEPEAAAQHARVTNVMVTDADGQSREVFNVPGRRFIVCDCGGGTVDLTSYQIEPDRSMIEMGSVSGEARGAKYVNKAIEEQVLVPRLGGLALYAKLQEHCPEGIEDLLAAWERAKLNIGVDHNRPVYLPITMALAKKIPPRVKRALAAGQDGVDDAIVITPAEVATAFESVVERICALVSEQLRSLTADAELDHGPTVVLLVGGFAASPYLRQRLIDHVGGEAVVLVPPDPQVAVLAGAVHFACRPATRARRSRRTYGISMCMDFEEGVDLESKRDKDTADGTDRCTDRFAVLVTKGDLVPNGSEVWIDGQPVHGDQTAIRVRFSAARGAVPRYVDDPECEYLGRVKVDRSPVMHLHLNDRGIRVYMKFGETEVKSRVVLQATGEEREHSFDLLTS; encoded by the coding sequence ATGCGGTCGGAGTTCGTTCCTCTTGTCAACGCGTCGTTTGACTTCGGCACACACGCCAGCGGTTATGGCTGGTGCGAGCACAACGTCGATGATGAGCCGACGTTGCGAAAGATCCGCACGTTCGACCAGTGGCCGAAGCAGCCTGTGCCGTCGGTGAAGACGCTCACCGCGTTGCTGCTCGACAGGGACGGGGAGGTGATCGCCTGGGGCCACAGCGCGCACCAGATGTGGGTCGAGCACCGCGCCGACCGGAGAGACAAGGGATGGCGGTACTTCCACGGGTTCAAGATGTCGCTGGCCCGCGACGACGCCGAACCCGGTCGCTACCGATCGATGGCATTGGACGACCGCGAGGACGACCCCGAAGAGCTGATCACGAAGTTCCTAGGCTGCCTGTTCCGACACGTCCTCGCCGATCTTCAAGCCAGCGGCTACGAGGAAACGGATACCCGGTGGTGCATCACGGTGCCCGCGATCTGGAACGAGCACCAGAAGGCGATCATGCGTCGTTGTGCGCAGCGAGCCGGATTCCCGCACGAGGATGGGCGGCTCATCCTCGCCTACGAGCCCGAGGCCGCGGCACAGCACGCTCGAGTCACCAACGTGATGGTCACCGACGCCGACGGCCAGTCGCGGGAGGTGTTCAACGTTCCCGGACGCCGGTTCATCGTGTGCGACTGCGGGGGCGGAACCGTCGACCTCACCTCCTACCAGATCGAACCCGACCGCTCCATGATCGAGATGGGCAGCGTGTCAGGCGAGGCGCGAGGCGCCAAGTACGTGAACAAGGCCATCGAGGAGCAGGTCCTGGTGCCCCGGCTCGGTGGTCTCGCGCTGTACGCGAAACTGCAGGAGCACTGCCCGGAAGGCATCGAGGACCTGCTGGCCGCGTGGGAGCGCGCCAAGCTCAACATCGGGGTCGATCACAACCGGCCCGTCTACCTGCCGATCACCATGGCCCTGGCCAAGAAGATCCCTCCCCGAGTCAAGCGAGCACTCGCCGCGGGCCAGGACGGCGTCGACGACGCCATCGTGATCACCCCGGCGGAGGTCGCGACAGCGTTCGAGTCCGTGGTCGAACGCATCTGCGCCCTGGTCTCCGAGCAGTTGCGGTCCCTGACCGCGGACGCCGAACTCGATCACGGCCCCACCGTCGTTCTCCTGGTGGGCGGGTTCGCCGCCTCGCCCTATCTGCGGCAGCGCCTGATCGACCACGTCGGCGGCGAGGCTGTCGTCCTCGTCCCACCGGATCCGCAGGTCGCCGTGCTCGCGGGTGCGGTCCACTTCGCGTGCAGGCCCGCGACCCGCGCCCGCCGCTCGCGACGAACCTACGGGATCTCCATGTGCATGGACTTCGAGGAAGGCGTGGACCTCGAATCCAAGCGCGACAAGGACACCGCGGACGGAACCGATCGGTGCACGGACCGGTTCGCCGTGCTCGTGACGAAGGGAGACCTGGTTCCCAACGGTAGCGAGGTATGGATCGACGGCCAACCCGTCCACGGCGACCAGACAGCCATCAGGGTCAGGTTCTCCGCCGCCCGCGGAGCAGTGCCACGCTATGTCGACGATCCCGAGTGTGAATATCTGGGGCGGGTCAAGGTCGACCGGTCCCCGGTCATGCACCTGCACCTGAACGATCGAGGGATCCGCGTGTACATGAAGTTCGGCGAAACCGAAGTCAAATCCCGAGTCGTACTGCAGGCGACCGGGGAGGAACGGGAACACTCGTTCGACCTTCTCACCTCGTGA